A part of Dehalogenimonas sp. W genomic DNA contains:
- a CDS encoding metal-dependent transcriptional regulator has translation MNIDEHGEEILEALWIKTLEEKTSIGADEFRGRQTLAQLIEHGLVVSAGDGSLSLTEKGLPEARSVVRRHRLAERLLYDVLGTRDRVMHDKACKFEHLLDKGLDENICVLLGHPKVCPHNKPIPPGKCCEQASTKPHKLVSPLSELKPGQKGKVAYLYAPEAGKLQKLMAMGILPGAPVKLIQTFPSYVFQAGNSQFATDREIGDAIYVRLTEES, from the coding sequence GTGAATATTGATGAGCATGGCGAAGAAATACTGGAAGCGCTCTGGATAAAGACCCTGGAAGAAAAGACCAGTATCGGTGCTGACGAATTCCGCGGTCGGCAGACACTGGCCCAGCTGATTGAACACGGGTTGGTCGTCAGCGCCGGTGACGGCAGCCTGTCGCTGACCGAAAAAGGTCTTCCGGAAGCGCGCAGCGTAGTCAGGCGTCACCGTCTGGCGGAAAGACTGCTTTATGACGTTCTGGGGACGCGTGACCGGGTGATGCATGACAAGGCCTGTAAATTTGAACATCTACTGGACAAGGGGCTGGACGAAAACATCTGCGTTCTGCTGGGACACCCCAAGGTTTGTCCGCACAATAAACCGATTCCACCCGGTAAATGCTGTGAACAGGCTTCCACCAAACCGCACAAACTGGTTTCGCCGCTGTCGGAACTGAAACCCGGGCAAAAGGGGAAGGTGGCCTACTTGTACGCGCCGGAGGCCGGTAAGCTGCAAAAGCTGATGGCCATGGGCATACTGCCCGGTGCACCGGTTAAACTTATCCAGACCTTCCCGTCTTATGTATTTCAGGCCGGCAACAGCCAGTTCGCCACCGACCGGGAGATCGGCGATGCCATTTACGTCAGATTAACCGAGGAAAGTTGA
- the feoB gene encoding ferrous iron transport protein B, protein MSTCHNPSSEPAAAAGTLKVALVGSPNVGKSSVFHSLTGRRVVISNYPGTTVDVFRGRTSFNGHHVEVVDTPGMYSLHSITEEERVARAILLQEKPDVVLHVVDAKNLERMLPITYQLIEAGLPVILVLNMMDETQALGIDIDTDLLSIELGVPVQKTAANLGRGINELKQAVLNYQPVCLNLPVFYDNTIEQAVAALLPLVKNQPAVRKLSPRAIALLLLRDDTQILQLLTDDGADIKAIEKIISEVRASINQTPAYLLAVSQQRAAQQMVRKVMTQRADDKPPFREKLSRAMMHPLSGSLILAAVLMVMYFFVGVFGAGTLVGWLEEVVFGQYINPWLQDVLGNLIPVKIIADLFIGDYGVITLGLTYAIGIILPIVSTFFIIFSIIEDSGYLPRLAMLVDRLFKFIGLNGRAVIPIVLGLGCDTMATIVTRTQETKRERVITTLLLALAIPCSAQLGVIFGILSVSTGMILTWLGVVLLVFLLVGYLASRLISGERASFYMEIPPLRLPRLANVLTKTYARLEWYLMEVIPFFLLASVVLWAGDAVGLLDILINALKPVIEFVGIPAEAAVAFIIGFFRRDFGAAGLYDLATEGILFGNGLLVSAVVMTLFVPCIAQFMVMIKERGWKTALAIAGFIFPFAFLVGLVLDRTLKLLGVNL, encoded by the coding sequence ATGTCCACTTGCCACAATCCATCATCTGAACCAGCGGCTGCCGCCGGCACCCTTAAGGTCGCCCTGGTAGGCAGCCCCAATGTCGGAAAAAGTTCTGTCTTTCACAGTCTGACGGGTCGCCGGGTAGTCATTTCCAATTACCCCGGAACTACGGTGGATGTCTTTCGCGGTCGGACCAGTTTTAACGGCCATCACGTGGAAGTCGTTGATACCCCCGGCATGTACTCCCTGCATTCCATCACCGAGGAGGAAAGGGTCGCCCGGGCAATCCTGTTACAGGAGAAACCGGATGTGGTGCTTCATGTGGTGGATGCCAAAAACCTGGAGCGGATGCTGCCCATCACCTACCAGCTGATTGAAGCGGGGCTCCCGGTAATCCTGGTGCTGAACATGATGGACGAGACGCAAGCCCTGGGAATTGATATTGATACCGACCTGCTGTCCATTGAACTTGGAGTGCCGGTGCAGAAAACCGCGGCTAATCTGGGCCGCGGCATCAATGAACTGAAGCAGGCTGTCCTTAACTACCAGCCGGTCTGCCTGAATCTGCCGGTATTTTACGATAACACTATTGAACAGGCCGTGGCTGCGCTCCTGCCGTTGGTTAAAAATCAACCGGCGGTCCGCAAATTGTCGCCCCGCGCCATCGCCTTGCTGTTGCTTCGGGACGATACCCAGATACTTCAATTACTCACTGATGACGGAGCTGATATCAAAGCCATTGAGAAAATCATCAGCGAAGTCCGTGCCTCAATAAACCAGACCCCGGCGTATCTGTTGGCGGTCAGCCAGCAGCGGGCAGCCCAGCAAATGGTCCGAAAGGTCATGACCCAGCGGGCGGACGACAAGCCGCCTTTCCGGGAAAAGCTGTCCCGCGCCATGATGCACCCCCTGTCCGGGAGTCTCATCCTGGCAGCGGTGCTGATGGTGATGTATTTCTTCGTCGGCGTCTTCGGTGCCGGCACGCTGGTCGGCTGGCTGGAGGAAGTCGTTTTCGGCCAGTATATCAACCCCTGGCTTCAGGATGTTTTAGGCAATCTGATTCCGGTAAAAATTATCGCCGACTTGTTTATCGGCGATTACGGCGTCATCACCCTGGGCCTCACTTATGCCATCGGTATAATCCTGCCGATTGTAAGCACCTTCTTTATCATCTTTTCCATAATTGAGGATTCCGGTTACCTGCCCCGGTTGGCCATGCTGGTAGACCGGTTATTCAAGTTCATCGGCTTGAACGGCCGCGCGGTGATCCCCATCGTCCTGGGGCTGGGCTGCGACACCATGGCCACCATCGTCACCCGAACCCAGGAGACCAAACGAGAGCGCGTCATCACCACCCTGCTGCTGGCACTGGCGATTCCCTGCTCTGCTCAGCTGGGTGTTATCTTCGGTATCTTGTCGGTCTCAACCGGCATGATTCTAACCTGGCTGGGAGTGGTGCTGCTGGTTTTCCTGCTGGTTGGCTACCTGGCTTCCCGTTTGATTTCCGGAGAACGCGCCAGTTTTTACATGGAAATCCCCCCGTTGCGCCTGCCGCGTTTAGCCAACGTGCTGACCAAGACCTATGCCCGGCTGGAATGGTATTTAATGGAAGTCATACCCTTCTTCCTGCTGGCCAGCGTGGTATTGTGGGCCGGCGACGCGGTCGGACTGCTGGATATACTGATCAACGCACTCAAACCAGTCATTGAATTCGTCGGCATCCCGGCTGAGGCGGCGGTGGCCTTTATTATCGGCTTTTTCCGCCGTGACTTCGGCGCTGCCGGATTGTATGACCTGGCCACCGAAGGTATTCTGTTTGGTAACGGGCTGCTGGTTTCAGCGGTGGTGATGACGCTCTTCGTACCCTGTATCGCCCAATTCATGGTCATGATTAAGGAGCGTGGCTGGAAAACAGCCCTGGCTATCGCCGGATTTATCTTCCCCTTCGCCTTCCTGGTCGGCCTGGTGCTTGACCGGACTTTAAAATTGCTGGGGGTTAATCTGTGA
- a CDS encoding transcriptional repressor, whose protein sequence is MTPLGNTELKSTGQRAVILEIIRRGGGHLDADEIHQRARKQLPRLSLSTVYRVLQKFKENGLIEERHLDENHHHYEISRRDEHHHLICSGCGKVIEFSLPVADIITARIPAANGFEIKNCEINLSGLCPECRQKA, encoded by the coding sequence ATGACCCCGCTGGGTAACACCGAACTGAAAAGTACCGGACAACGGGCGGTAATCCTGGAGATCATCCGTCGGGGCGGCGGGCATCTTGATGCCGACGAAATTCATCAGCGCGCCAGAAAGCAATTGCCCCGGCTGTCGCTGTCAACCGTTTATCGGGTACTGCAAAAATTCAAGGAAAACGGGCTGATAGAGGAGCGCCACCTGGACGAGAACCATCACCACTACGAGATTTCCCGCCGGGATGAGCACCATCACCTGATTTGCTCCGGATGCGGCAAGGTTATTGAGTTCAGCCTGCCGGTCGCCGATATAATCACTGCCCGTATCCCCGCGGCAAACGGCTTTGAGATCAAAAATTGCGAAATAAACCTCTCCGGGCTCTGCCCGGAGTGCCGGCAGAAAGCATAA
- the cysE gene encoding serine O-acetyltransferase, whose translation MFNTIREDIRNVYAKDPAARGFWEVIFTYPGLHALWGYRLSHWFWKVRWHFLGRLLSHIARFLTGIEIHPGATIGRRFFIDHGMGVVIGETAEIGDDVLLYKGVVLGGTSLSKGKRHPTIGNNVVVGSNATVLGNILIGEGARVGAGSVVVKNVPAGATVVGIPGRVVDEHKPQTVTDLEHGRLPDPVAEAVRYIMAEQAKIEKRCAALEELGGIIAPVDDLKEKRREIEREFEDGEFDEGGGI comes from the coding sequence ATGTTTAATACCATACGGGAAGATATCCGCAACGTCTATGCCAAAGACCCGGCCGCCCGGGGCTTCTGGGAGGTTATCTTTACCTATCCCGGTCTCCATGCATTGTGGGGCTACCGGCTCAGTCACTGGTTCTGGAAGGTCAGATGGCATTTCCTGGGGCGTCTGTTGTCTCATATCGCCCGCTTTCTGACCGGAATTGAGATTCACCCCGGCGCCACCATTGGCCGCCGTTTTTTTATTGACCACGGCATGGGCGTGGTTATCGGTGAAACGGCCGAAATCGGCGACGATGTCCTCCTGTATAAGGGCGTGGTGCTGGGCGGCACTTCACTCTCCAAAGGCAAGCGGCACCCCACTATCGGCAATAATGTGGTGGTCGGCTCCAACGCCACGGTCCTGGGCAATATTCTCATCGGCGAAGGCGCCCGCGTCGGCGCCGGGTCGGTGGTGGTAAAAAACGTACCGGCGGGGGCGACGGTGGTCGGCATCCCGGGACGAGTGGTGGATGAGCACAAACCCCAAACGGTCACGGACCTTGAACACGGCAGACTGCCGGACCCGGTAGCCGAGGCCGTACGCTATATCATGGCCGAACAGGCCAAGATTGAGAAACGCTGCGCGGCACTGGAAGAATTGGGCGGCATCATTGCACCGGTTGACGACCTCAAGGAAAAACGCCGGGAGATTGAACGGGAGTTTGAAGACGGTGAGTTTGATGAAGGCGGCGGTATTTAG
- the cutA gene encoding divalent-cation tolerance protein CutA: MDNCRHVVVFITAADTEEARLIARVLLEQRKAACVNIINGVSSIFRWQEQVTDETENLLIVKSTSALLADLIETVKEVHSYQTPEIIALPVIGGSGEYLKWLDESVGPENDAAS; encoded by the coding sequence ATGGATAATTGCCGGCACGTCGTGGTGTTCATCACCGCCGCCGATACGGAAGAAGCCCGGCTGATTGCCCGGGTTCTGCTGGAACAGCGCAAAGCCGCCTGTGTCAATATCATCAACGGCGTCAGTTCCATTTTCCGATGGCAGGAACAGGTGACCGACGAGACCGAAAACCTGCTCATCGTCAAGAGCACTTCAGCTTTGCTGGCTGACCTGATTGAAACGGTCAAGGAAGTTCATTCCTACCAGACTCCGGAGATTATCGCACTGCCGGTAATCGGCGGCAGCGGGGAATACCTGAAATGGCTGGATGAATCGGTCGGGCCGGAGAACGACGCGGCGTCATAG
- the nadA gene encoding quinolinate synthase NadA produces the protein MQNNTDITARINALKKEKNAVILVHNYQLGEVQDIGDFVGDSLELAQKAAATGAKLIVFCGVHFMAETAAIIAPGSKVILPDSHAGCPMADMIDAAGLRRMKDELPGRPVVCYVNSTAEVKAESDICCTSANAVKVVSSLPDDEIIFVPDQYLGYYVQQQTGKHIHFWPGYCPTHARILPEHILELKSEHPNAPAVVHPECRPEVTAVADEVLSTGGMIRFAQRPEISELIVGTEMGIIHRLRKENPGKRFYPVSEQAVCPNMKLITLDKILTALETESHAVSVTEEIADRARLTIERMLAIKA, from the coding sequence ATGCAGAATAATACTGACATTACCGCCCGAATCAACGCGCTGAAAAAAGAAAAAAATGCCGTCATTCTGGTGCACAACTACCAGTTGGGCGAAGTCCAGGACATCGGCGATTTTGTCGGCGACTCCCTGGAACTGGCGCAGAAAGCAGCCGCCACCGGCGCCAAACTCATCGTATTCTGCGGAGTTCATTTCATGGCGGAAACGGCCGCCATCATCGCCCCCGGCAGTAAGGTAATACTACCGGACAGCCACGCCGGCTGCCCCATGGCCGATATGATTGACGCGGCCGGATTGCGCCGTATGAAAGACGAGTTGCCGGGCCGTCCGGTTGTTTGTTATGTCAATTCCACCGCCGAAGTCAAGGCGGAAAGCGACATCTGCTGCACCTCCGCCAACGCCGTCAAAGTCGTCAGCAGCCTGCCGGACGACGAGATTATCTTCGTGCCGGATCAGTATCTGGGATACTATGTGCAACAGCAAACCGGCAAGCATATCCATTTTTGGCCCGGTTACTGCCCCACCCACGCCCGGATACTGCCGGAACATATCCTGGAACTCAAGTCCGAGCACCCGAACGCCCCGGCGGTTGTCCATCCGGAATGCCGTCCGGAGGTAACCGCGGTAGCTGATGAGGTACTCTCCACCGGCGGCATGATCCGCTTTGCCCAACGCCCGGAAATCAGCGAACTTATCGTCGGCACCGAAATGGGCATTATTCACCGGCTCCGCAAGGAAAACCCAGGCAAGCGCTTTTACCCGGTTTCGGAGCAGGCCGTCTGCCCCAACATGAAACTCATCACTCTGGATAAGATACTGACCGCTTTGGAAACAGAAAGTCACGCAGTATCCGTGACGGAAGAAATAGCGGACCGAGCAAGACTCACCATTGAGCGGATGCTGGCGATCAAAGCCTGA
- the fdhD gene encoding formate dehydrogenase accessory sulfurtransferase FdhD, producing MENTVSLSITRINENSPESLEDEVVREAALTIFFNDTELVTMLCSPAEERYLAAGFLAAEGLIENAGDILSLTLDETRGIARVIARDRGEAGRIWKRFISSGCGRGATFYSAADVASPPVESSLTVRPGQIYRLMRAFQEQSEIFKSTGGVHAAALACGDTIELFSEDIGRHNAVDKVFGRCLLDNIATGDKMLLVSGRISSEILLKTARRRMPVLVSRSAPTDSGVKLAEKLGITLIGFVRGHRMNVYAHPERIDYAE from the coding sequence ATGGAAAACACCGTGTCGCTGTCAATCACCCGAATCAACGAAAACTCACCCGAATCGCTGGAGGATGAGGTGGTGCGGGAAGCGGCCCTGACTATTTTTTTCAACGATACGGAACTGGTCACCATGCTGTGTTCCCCTGCGGAAGAACGTTATCTCGCCGCGGGATTTCTGGCCGCCGAAGGCCTGATAGAAAACGCCGGGGATATCCTGTCGCTGACCCTTGATGAGACCCGCGGGATCGCACGGGTCATTGCCCGGGACCGGGGCGAAGCCGGACGAATCTGGAAGCGCTTCATCTCTTCCGGTTGCGGCCGCGGCGCGACCTTTTATTCCGCCGCCGACGTCGCCAGCCCACCGGTGGAATCATCGCTCACCGTCCGGCCCGGACAGATATACCGCCTGATGCGGGCGTTTCAGGAGCAAAGTGAAATCTTCAAATCCACCGGCGGCGTCCATGCCGCGGCGCTGGCCTGCGGTGATACAATTGAACTGTTCTCCGAAGACATCGGGCGGCACAACGCCGTGGATAAGGTTTTCGGCCGCTGTCTGCTGGATAACATCGCCACCGGCGATAAGATGTTACTGGTCAGCGGCCGGATATCATCTGAAATACTGTTGAAAACCGCCCGACGGCGTATGCCGGTACTGGTTTCCCGCAGTGCCCCGACCGATTCCGGCGTCAAACTGGCGGAAAAGCTGGGCATCACGCTCATCGGTTTTGTCCGCGGGCACCGGATGAATGTGTATGCACATCCGGAAAGGATTGATTATGCAGAATAA
- a CDS encoding methyltransferase domain-containing protein, translating into MAETTSPVKTPEYYSVSFWRRWSRLYDRVVTISFLPFGGEKRFRQNFVNMAGIKSSDRVLDICCGTGSTTAIIAPEVDQGHVTGVDLSPDMLAVARKKVVASWVSFQLASVDSLPFSDNSFNHVICSYGLHEIPKDIRAAALKEVLRVLKPGGKFLTLDYHLPRYFPARQTIGAFVRVFEHDIAYKMMRGELAAEVAAAGLNLQEKKTPLGGMFQIISADKDR; encoded by the coding sequence ATGGCAGAAACAACTTCACCCGTAAAAACTCCTGAATATTACAGCGTATCTTTCTGGCGGCGCTGGTCCCGGCTCTATGACCGGGTGGTCACCATCTCTTTCCTGCCCTTCGGCGGCGAAAAACGTTTCCGGCAGAATTTCGTCAATATGGCCGGGATTAAATCTTCCGACCGGGTGCTGGATATCTGTTGCGGCACCGGCTCCACCACGGCCATCATCGCCCCTGAAGTGGATCAGGGCCACGTTACCGGTGTGGACCTATCCCCGGATATGCTGGCGGTGGCCAGGAAGAAGGTCGTGGCTTCCTGGGTCAGCTTTCAGCTCGCCAGCGTGGACAGCCTGCCTTTCAGCGACAATTCCTTTAACCACGTCATCTGCTCTTACGGGCTGCACGAAATTCCGAAGGATATCCGGGCAGCCGCTTTAAAAGAGGTATTGCGGGTACTCAAACCCGGAGGTAAATTCCTGACGCTGGATTACCACCTGCCCCGTTATTTCCCGGCCCGTCAGACCATCGGCGCCTTTGTCCGCGTGTTTGAACATGACATCGCCTATAAGATGATGCGGGGCGAACTGGCGGCTGAAGTGGCGGCGGCCGGTTTGAATCTGCAGGAAAAGAAAACGCCCCTCGGGGGCATGTTTCAAATCATCTCCGCCGACAAGGACCGCTGA
- the aroF gene encoding 3-deoxy-7-phosphoheptulonate synthase, with product MIVEMKTGAPGFEVDAVVDKAKLLGLNVQLNLGTDKVVVALLGSNTGFIDTDQFAVLPGVESVTRIMKPYKLASREFRKQNSVVTINDVQVGGQQLVVMAGPCAVESEAQLTEAAGVVKDAGAVILRGGAFKPRTSPFSFQGLKQAGLELLDKTRQNFGLPVITEVVDAQDAEMMADYVDIFQVGSRNMQNYSLLTCLGKIRRPVVLKRGFACTITEWLTAADYLLSEGNEQVILCERGIRTFEDSTRFSLDISSIPVIKKYSHLPLVVDPSHAAGHYSLVPALAKAAIAAGADGLLIEMHPDPRKALVDGIQSLSPSDFRQLMADLKPIAAAVGRTL from the coding sequence ATGATTGTGGAAATGAAAACCGGTGCCCCCGGGTTTGAGGTGGATGCCGTGGTGGATAAAGCTAAGTTGCTGGGATTGAACGTTCAGCTTAACCTGGGTACCGATAAGGTAGTGGTAGCCCTGTTGGGGAGCAACACCGGTTTTATCGACACCGACCAGTTTGCCGTACTGCCGGGGGTGGAAAGCGTCACCCGGATAATGAAGCCGTATAAGCTGGCTTCCCGGGAATTCCGGAAGCAGAATTCTGTGGTGACTATTAACGACGTTCAGGTCGGCGGTCAACAGCTTGTGGTGATGGCCGGCCCGTGCGCGGTGGAAAGTGAAGCGCAATTGACCGAAGCAGCCGGTGTGGTTAAAGATGCCGGAGCGGTTATCCTCCGCGGCGGTGCCTTTAAGCCCCGCACCTCACCTTTTAGTTTTCAGGGGTTGAAGCAAGCCGGTTTGGAATTGCTGGACAAGACGCGGCAGAATTTCGGTCTGCCGGTTATTACTGAAGTTGTGGACGCACAAGATGCCGAGATGATGGCTGATTACGTGGATATTTTTCAGGTTGGCTCCCGGAATATGCAGAACTATTCACTGTTGACCTGCCTGGGCAAAATCCGGCGGCCGGTGGTGCTGAAACGCGGTTTCGCCTGCACCATCACTGAGTGGCTGACCGCGGCGGACTACCTGCTGTCTGAAGGTAATGAACAGGTAATCCTGTGTGAGCGGGGCATCAGGACCTTTGAGGATTCTACCCGCTTTTCACTGGATATATCTTCCATCCCGGTGATTAAAAAATACTCTCACTTACCGCTGGTGGTGGATCCCAGTCATGCGGCCGGGCATTATTCACTGGTGCCGGCACTGGCCAAGGCCGCGATCGCTGCCGGAGCCGACGGCCTTTTGATTGAAATGCATCCCGACCCGCGCAAAGCGCTGGTGGACGGTATTCAGTCATTGTCGCCGTCAGATTTCCGGCAGCTGATGGCTGATCTAAAACCCATTGCCGCTGCCGTGGGTCGCACGTTGTAA
- a CDS encoding GuaB3 family IMP dehydrogenase-related protein, with protein MTHPQFKELRRSYGFDEVAIVPGDMTINPEQTDVGFKIADIEFQIPVIAAAMDAVTDVNMAIKMSQFGGLAVLHGEGIQARYHDAEAVLAQIAETPQSEVTALLQKIYTEPIKDDLIAERVKAIKAAGGTAAVAIMPANAKRLAPVIAEAGADILVIASTVTTARHVSKSYRGLIFSELCSSLKIPVVVGNAVSYSASLELMREGVAGIFVGVGPGAACTSREVLGLGVPQITATMDCAAARETYLAETGRYVTIITDGGFKKGGDFCKAIAAGADAAMFGSIIAKSQEAPGHGYHWGMSHPHPSLPRGTRIKVGTTSSLEQILFGPTSMVDGSQNFVGALKTVMGVCGAADIREMQKAEMVIAPAITTEGKSYQLSNSV; from the coding sequence ATGACCCATCCCCAATTCAAAGAACTTCGCCGTTCCTACGGATTTGATGAAGTCGCCATCGTCCCGGGAGACATGACCATCAACCCGGAGCAAACAGATGTCGGGTTCAAAATCGCCGATATTGAGTTCCAAATCCCGGTAATCGCCGCAGCCATGGACGCCGTAACCGACGTCAACATGGCGATAAAAATGTCTCAGTTCGGCGGCCTGGCCGTACTGCACGGCGAGGGCATTCAAGCCCGTTATCATGACGCTGAAGCCGTCCTGGCCCAAATCGCCGAGACGCCCCAATCTGAAGTAACCGCCCTATTACAGAAAATCTACACCGAGCCGATTAAAGACGACCTCATTGCCGAGCGTGTCAAGGCCATCAAAGCCGCCGGCGGGACTGCTGCCGTGGCTATCATGCCGGCCAACGCCAAGCGGCTGGCCCCGGTCATTGCCGAGGCCGGAGCGGATATACTGGTGATTGCTTCCACTGTTACCACGGCCCGGCATGTATCCAAAAGCTATCGCGGGCTGATTTTTTCCGAATTATGTTCCAGCCTGAAAATCCCGGTGGTTGTCGGGAATGCCGTCAGCTATTCCGCTTCACTGGAATTGATGCGCGAAGGTGTCGCCGGTATTTTTGTCGGTGTCGGCCCCGGCGCCGCCTGTACCTCACGGGAGGTATTAGGGCTGGGCGTGCCGCAGATAACCGCCACCATGGATTGCGCCGCCGCCCGGGAAACCTATCTAGCTGAAACCGGCCGTTATGTCACCATTATCACTGACGGCGGCTTCAAAAAAGGCGGTGATTTCTGCAAGGCTATCGCCGCCGGTGCTGATGCCGCCATGTTTGGTTCCATCATCGCCAAATCTCAGGAAGCCCCTGGCCACGGTTACCATTGGGGTATGAGCCACCCGCACCCCTCCCTGCCCCGGGGCACCCGTATCAAGGTTGGGACCACCAGTTCACTGGAACAGATATTGTTCGGCCCCACTTCTATGGTAGACGGCAGCCAGAACTTTGTCGGAGCCTTGAAAACCGTTATGGGCGTCTGCGGGGCTGCCGACATCCGTGAGATGCAGAAAGCCGAAATGGTTATCGCTCCGGCCATCACCACCGAAGGCAAAAGCTACCAGCTTTCCAACAGCGTCTAA
- a CDS encoding PAS domain S-box protein, producing the protein MKQEFFRRAEQIAGFGFWELRLDEKRFEVSANARRIYGLSPDAPLTMTDIQRIPLPEFRPILDQALSELISGEKPYNVEFKIRRPCDQKIAVIHSEAEYDARTHSVLGVISDITRRHQAEEEIRRSEEKYRLLFNSISDAIYFHEIGDDGRGGFVEVNDGACKLMGYTREEFLLLSPKVLDDPNELTDAEVVKQKLRHDGHVVFERIHVTKDGRRVPVEISSQTVTQDGRTLYLSVVRDITERKTMESRLLQAAEQWRATFDAITTPVSIQDKNYRILRVNQAFAQAMKMTPGELIGKTCYEVSHGTSEPVHSCPHRKTLETGQAAEVEIHNAEKGTYTMVSTYPMFGPDGEVIASVHITQDVTERRRMQEQLMVTNRLASVGELAAGVAHEINNPLTGILGFSELLLESALPDNIRKDVEIIHSEARRSAEIIKNLLVFARRHNPVKELLNVNEVIQRVLALRAYDTKLNNIEVIPHLDPDLPEITADAFQLQQVFLNIVINAEFFMLKAHQRGTLTITTSYDKKNDWVRIVITDDGPGIAPENLDRLFDPFFTTKEVDQGTGLGLSISHGVIKQHGGAIRAENQSGGGASFIIELPRLAPAADRPE; encoded by the coding sequence ATGAAACAGGAATTTTTTAGACGCGCGGAACAGATTGCCGGCTTCGGCTTCTGGGAATTGCGGCTGGACGAAAAACGGTTTGAGGTTTCCGCCAATGCCCGCCGCATCTACGGACTGTCCCCGGATGCCCCGCTGACGATGACCGATATTCAACGAATTCCGTTGCCGGAGTTTCGTCCGATACTGGACCAGGCATTATCGGAACTGATATCGGGGGAAAAACCTTACAATGTTGAATTCAAAATCCGCCGCCCGTGTGACCAGAAGATAGCGGTGATCCATTCCGAAGCGGAGTATGACGCCCGAACCCACAGTGTCCTCGGCGTTATCTCCGATATCACCCGACGACACCAGGCGGAAGAGGAAATCCGCCGGTCAGAGGAAAAGTACCGCCTGCTGTTTAACAGTATCAGCGACGCCATTTATTTTCATGAAATCGGCGATGACGGCCGCGGCGGGTTTGTTGAAGTCAACGACGGTGCCTGCAAACTGATGGGTTATACCCGCGAGGAATTTCTGCTGCTCAGCCCCAAGGTACTGGACGACCCGAATGAATTAACTGACGCCGAGGTCGTTAAGCAGAAATTGCGCCATGACGGACATGTGGTTTTTGAGCGGATTCATGTCACCAAAGATGGCCGCCGGGTTCCAGTGGAAATAAGTTCTCAGACGGTTACGCAGGACGGCCGCACCCTGTACCTTTCCGTAGTACGGGATATCACCGAGCGCAAAACAATGGAGTCCCGGCTGCTCCAGGCGGCGGAACAGTGGCGGGCGACTTTTGATGCCATCACTACCCCGGTGTCCATTCAGGATAAGAATTACCGGATTCTGAGAGTAAATCAGGCCTTCGCCCAGGCCATGAAGATGACGCCGGGCGAACTTATCGGCAAAACCTGCTATGAAGTCAGCCACGGCACCTCGGAACCGGTTCATTCCTGTCCGCACCGAAAGACACTGGAAACCGGCCAGGCAGCAGAAGTGGAAATCCACAACGCCGAAAAAGGTACCTATACGATGGTTTCCACCTACCCGATGTTCGGCCCTGACGGCGAGGTTATCGCCAGCGTCCACATCACTCAGGACGTTACCGAACGCCGCCGCATGCAGGAACAACTGATGGTCACCAACCGGCTGGCTTCAGTCGGCGAACTGGCGGCCGGGGTCGCACATGAAATCAATAATCCGCTGACCGGCATTCTGGGCTTTTCCGAATTGCTGCTGGAATCCGCCCTGCCAGACAATATCCGCAAAGATGTGGAGATAATTCATTCGGAAGCCCGCCGGTCGGCAGAGATTATCAAGAACCTGCTGGTCTTTGCCCGCCGCCACAACCCGGTGAAAGAACTGCTTAACGTCAACGAAGTCATCCAGCGGGTGCTGGCGCTGCGGGCTTATGACACCAAACTGAACAATATTGAGGTCATCCCCCATCTGGATCCTGACCTGCCGGAAATAACCGCCGATGCCTTCCAATTGCAACAGGTTTTCCTGAATATCGTCATTAACGCCGAATTTTTCATGCTCAAGGCTCATCAGCGGGGAACCCTGACCATCACGACCAGTTACGACAAGAAGAATGACTGGGTACGAATAGTCATTACTGACGACGGACCGGGCATCGCGCCGGAGAACCTGGACCGGTTGTTTGATCCCTTCTTCACCACCAAGGAAGTTGACCAGGGGACCGGTCTGGGGTTGTCCATCAGCCACGGCGTTATCAAGCAGCACGGCGGGGCTATCAGAGCGGAAAACCAATCCGGCGGGGGTGCCTCGTTCATCATTGAACTGCCGCGGCTGGCGCCGGCAGCAGACCGACCGGAGTAA